One window of the Patescibacteria group bacterium genome contains the following:
- a CDS encoding DUF192 domain-containing protein, which yields MSWQTSLKHYLLPFLLGSVIFVSLFFVARESGEEVSEQVSAHPFVMVGETEVLVEVVDTPEERTRGLSGKKTLGEENGMLFIFERPGVYPFWMKEMRFSIDIIWIDESFHVADITEEVSPGSFPNTFSPALPVRYVLEVPAGFIKKHGITKGEQVIFSLADGEATP from the coding sequence ATGTCTTGGCAAACATCTTTAAAACACTATCTCTTGCCGTTTTTGTTGGGATCCGTTATTTTTGTTTCCCTGTTTTTTGTCGCGCGCGAAAGCGGAGAGGAAGTCTCGGAACAGGTGTCAGCACATCCGTTTGTTATGGTTGGTGAAACGGAGGTTCTCGTGGAAGTTGTTGACACGCCTGAAGAACGAACCCGAGGACTTTCGGGGAAAAAGACGCTCGGAGAAGAAAACGGCATGTTGTTTATCTTTGAGAGACCGGGCGTGTATCCTTTTTGGATGAAGGAGATGCGCTTCTCTATAGACATCATTTGGATCGACGAATCTTTTCATGTTGCGGACATCACCGAAGAAGTCAGCCCGGGATCGTTCCCCAACACCTTTAGTCCCGCGCTACCGGTTCGTTACGTGCTTGAAGTGCCCGCGGGTTTTATAAAAAAACACGGCATTACAAAAGGTGAGCAAGTAATATTTTCTCTTGCGGATGGGGAGGCTACTCCGTAA